The following are from one region of the Actinoplanes sp. L3-i22 genome:
- a CDS encoding DUF6493 family protein: MSRLAELLAAPDEAVVPLLCGLTAAERAALGRDVDAVFAVPRNLSAQDHHRLCLSRIATLPRTAAPVEVLPRTDEEMRIAIARGRPHVQAIAETAIRELGWADGLGWSFAGVRELERRGAVTLPADDDYVCAVIGSYLESGRWPGGVFTPNTASSPRTAERLLAEPDLLDRVFWRIFEVDRELGPSLAGTDRGLVRPGLTWRDAVLDLIAAGYAGHGRVLDATLAALGHATSAFRAGWFVRLHRDLAPGPDRTASRQPAYDLLLRSPIGPVVTVGLDAFRALRVTDPPSLVDAVLSPGKAVALKALKLGGPALAETAIEHPHPDVRAAAARLLGRPAPVPVRPPAAPAPAGLPPLAAVTPIAGHAELAEAFAILVEDPSDADLMERALCAAARLGPDPDPERLRTVARRLRRRIGTAPFETDVLLVLGTVVCAAAGRPAVEGHRPPAKTGLLVARAAEIATALRSGVRFAPLAEPTHAGGWIDPAVLAGRVVAADRPADAIAALLRLGPDPAAGGPEPAAEVPGPFGAALRHALGGPAPAGVDDRLWIAAARARAPYGDLTDLIAHGCDDAGAGRAPALTPRLLADGGIGFLAARPIRPVNADPLLPTVALGTIHERPDEFVATAWWPWLAATWPGNLDVPAALALLQWPSGETGRVTGEGVLRPLLAARAGLPPTARVLVAAVLGSERPIDRVTAADAVPDLVPDRLSPADLGAAMAWLAPVTPLRRWASSLRAVAEAGHGTVVAAILAALLPALDRTRAGLFELVELLAELALPVSGNDLREWLAGFTGTGKAARAARAALSPPGSGD; the protein is encoded by the coding sequence GTGTCCCGCCTCGCTGAGCTACTCGCCGCCCCGGACGAGGCCGTCGTCCCGCTCCTCTGTGGTCTCACCGCGGCGGAGCGGGCGGCTCTCGGCCGGGACGTCGACGCGGTGTTCGCCGTCCCCCGGAACCTCAGCGCCCAGGACCACCACCGGCTGTGCCTGAGCCGGATCGCCACGCTGCCGCGCACCGCCGCACCGGTCGAGGTCCTGCCCCGCACCGACGAGGAGATGCGGATCGCCATCGCCCGGGGCCGCCCGCACGTCCAGGCGATCGCCGAGACCGCGATCCGGGAGCTGGGCTGGGCCGACGGTCTCGGGTGGTCCTTCGCCGGGGTCCGGGAGCTGGAACGGCGCGGCGCGGTCACCCTCCCGGCGGACGACGACTACGTGTGCGCGGTCATCGGCTCCTACCTGGAGAGCGGCAGGTGGCCGGGCGGCGTGTTCACCCCGAACACCGCGAGCTCCCCGCGCACCGCCGAGCGGCTGCTGGCCGAGCCGGACCTGCTCGACCGGGTCTTCTGGCGGATCTTCGAGGTGGACCGGGAGCTGGGCCCGAGCCTGGCGGGCACCGACCGCGGCCTGGTCCGTCCGGGCCTCACCTGGCGGGACGCGGTCCTCGACCTGATCGCCGCCGGGTACGCCGGCCACGGGCGGGTGCTCGACGCCACCCTCGCCGCGCTCGGCCACGCGACGTCGGCGTTCCGGGCCGGCTGGTTCGTCCGGCTGCACCGCGACCTGGCGCCGGGACCGGACCGGACCGCGTCCCGGCAGCCCGCCTACGACCTGCTGCTGCGCTCCCCGATCGGCCCGGTCGTCACGGTCGGCCTGGACGCGTTCCGGGCGCTGCGCGTGACCGACCCGCCGAGCCTGGTCGACGCGGTGCTGTCGCCGGGCAAGGCGGTCGCGCTCAAGGCGCTGAAGCTGGGTGGGCCGGCGCTCGCCGAGACCGCCATTGAACACCCCCATCCCGACGTACGGGCGGCCGCCGCCCGTCTCCTCGGCCGCCCCGCACCGGTCCCGGTCCGGCCGCCGGCCGCCCCCGCGCCGGCCGGGCTCCCCCCGTTGGCCGCGGTGACCCCGATCGCCGGCCACGCGGAGCTGGCCGAGGCGTTCGCGATCCTGGTCGAGGACCCGTCCGACGCCGACCTGATGGAGCGCGCCCTGTGCGCGGCCGCCCGGCTGGGTCCGGATCCGGATCCGGAGCGGCTGCGCACGGTCGCGCGGCGGCTGCGGCGCCGCATCGGGACCGCCCCGTTCGAGACGGACGTCCTGCTCGTGCTCGGCACGGTCGTGTGCGCGGCCGCCGGGCGCCCGGCCGTCGAGGGCCACCGGCCACCGGCCAAGACGGGCCTGCTGGTGGCCCGGGCCGCCGAGATCGCCACGGCGCTGCGGTCCGGCGTCCGGTTCGCGCCGCTGGCCGAGCCGACCCACGCCGGCGGCTGGATCGACCCGGCGGTGCTGGCCGGCCGGGTGGTCGCCGCGGACCGCCCGGCCGACGCGATCGCCGCCCTGCTGCGGCTCGGCCCGGATCCGGCCGCCGGCGGGCCCGAGCCGGCGGCCGAGGTTCCGGGGCCGTTCGGCGCGGCGTTACGGCACGCGCTCGGCGGCCCGGCACCGGCCGGGGTCGACGACCGCCTGTGGATCGCCGCGGCCCGCGCCCGCGCGCCCTACGGCGACCTCACCGACCTGATCGCCCACGGGTGCGACGACGCCGGGGCCGGCCGGGCGCCCGCGCTGACGCCCCGGCTGCTCGCCGACGGTGGGATCGGGTTCCTGGCCGCACGACCGATCCGGCCCGTCAACGCCGATCCGCTGCTGCCCACGGTCGCGCTCGGCACCATCCACGAGCGGCCGGACGAGTTCGTGGCGACCGCGTGGTGGCCGTGGCTCGCCGCGACCTGGCCGGGCAATCTCGACGTCCCGGCCGCGCTCGCCCTGCTCCAGTGGCCGTCCGGGGAGACCGGCCGGGTCACCGGCGAGGGCGTCCTGCGACCGCTGCTCGCCGCCCGCGCCGGGCTTCCGCCGACCGCACGGGTGCTGGTCGCCGCGGTCCTGGGGTCCGAGCGACCGATCGATCGGGTGACCGCCGCCGACGCCGTACCGGATCTGGTTCCTGATCGTCTTTCCCCGGCCGACCTGGGTGCGGCGATGGCCTGGCTCGCGCCGGTGACGCCGCTGCGGCGCTGGGCGTCGTCGCTGCGGGCGGTCGCGGAGGCCGGTCACGGCACTGTCGTCGCGGCGATCCTGGCCGCGCTGCTGCCGGCCCTCGACCGGACCCGGGCCGGCCTGTTCGAGCTGGTCGAGCTGCTGGCCGAACTCGCGCTCCCGGTGTCCGGGAACGATCTGCGGGAGTGGCTCGCCGGCTTCACCGGCACCGGCAAGGCCGCCCGGGCCGCCCGCGCGGCGCTCAGCCCGCCGGGCTCAGGAGACTGA
- a CDS encoding M20 family metallopeptidase — MLEVARADAGSVVELTRGLVAIPSRGGVDPYPAIVFFLTDWLARRGLVSTTLLDGGGNAVAVVCDVVGSQPGPRYVLDACLDTAPFGDEGRWTHPPASAIVEDGWLHGRGSADSKAGVAIFCHVAARLAARRDRLHGTLTLLFDLDEHTGGFGGAKAYFAGRAAPAGVLIGYPGPDHLVIGGRGVHRLRIQVYGVASHSGGRSSTPNAIVKAAEVIRSLAALDAAGGKITVTAVDGGSGFSVTPDRCMVSVDVRTIGDFDAVAAATLIRGAVAAVDPRWPGTPATTIEHVLTWPAYELAADSPLRRAMLAAAGTFGLAVTPKVAGPSNIGNYLAGLGIPATAGFGVTYEGLHGTDERILISSIPPVQATYHAAVLSLLSPAG; from the coding sequence GTGCTGGAGGTGGCGCGGGCAGACGCCGGGTCGGTGGTGGAGCTGACCCGGGGGCTGGTGGCGATTCCCAGCCGGGGCGGCGTGGATCCGTACCCGGCAATCGTCTTTTTTCTCACGGACTGGCTCGCGCGTCGCGGCCTGGTCTCCACCACCCTGCTCGACGGCGGCGGCAACGCCGTCGCCGTCGTCTGTGACGTCGTCGGGAGCCAGCCGGGTCCGCGGTACGTGCTGGACGCCTGCCTCGACACCGCGCCGTTCGGCGACGAGGGCCGGTGGACGCACCCGCCGGCCAGCGCGATCGTCGAGGACGGCTGGCTGCACGGGCGCGGCAGCGCGGACTCGAAGGCGGGCGTCGCGATCTTCTGTCACGTCGCGGCCCGGCTCGCGGCGCGGCGGGACCGCCTGCACGGCACCCTCACGCTGCTGTTCGACCTGGACGAGCACACCGGCGGATTCGGCGGGGCGAAGGCGTACTTCGCGGGCCGGGCGGCGCCGGCCGGCGTGCTGATCGGCTATCCCGGCCCGGACCACCTGGTGATCGGCGGGCGCGGCGTCCATCGTCTCAGGATCCAGGTGTACGGCGTGGCCTCGCACTCCGGCGGCCGGAGCAGCACCCCGAACGCGATCGTGAAGGCGGCCGAGGTGATCCGGTCGCTGGCGGCCCTGGACGCCGCCGGCGGGAAGATCACGGTCACCGCGGTCGACGGCGGCTCGGGCTTCTCCGTCACCCCGGACCGGTGCATGGTCAGCGTCGACGTGCGGACGATCGGCGACTTCGACGCGGTCGCCGCGGCAACCCTGATCCGGGGCGCGGTCGCGGCCGTCGACCCGCGCTGGCCGGGGACGCCCGCGACGACGATCGAGCACGTGCTGACCTGGCCGGCCTACGAGCTGGCCGCGGACTCGCCGCTGCGTCGCGCGATGCTGGCCGCCGCCGGGACCTTCGGCCTGGCCGTGACGCCGAAGGTGGCCGGGCCGTCCAACATCGGCAACTATCTCGCCGGACTGGGGATCCCGGCCACCGCCGGGTTCGGGGTGACCTACGAGGGCCTGCACGGCACCGACGAGCGGATCCTGATCTCGTCGATCCCGCCGGTCCAGGCGACCTATCACGCGGCGGTGCTCAGTCTCCTGAGCCCGGCGGGCTGA
- a CDS encoding VOC family protein → MIDPTAPIRIARPSRDLAAAERFYAGGLGLHVLYRGSATAPGEHDLVMLGLPGAAWHLELVGGANLTAEPTPTDEDLLVIYVGGPIDEELIARLEESGGRRVGQGDYWDRWGVTIADPDGYRLVLSTRTWSNG, encoded by the coding sequence ATGATCGATCCCACGGCACCGATCCGCATCGCCCGCCCGAGCCGCGACCTGGCCGCCGCCGAGCGCTTCTACGCCGGCGGCCTGGGCCTGCACGTCCTCTACCGCGGCTCGGCCACCGCCCCCGGCGAGCACGACCTGGTCATGCTCGGCCTGCCCGGCGCGGCCTGGCACCTGGAGCTGGTCGGCGGCGCCAACCTGACCGCCGAGCCGACCCCGACCGACGAGGACCTGCTGGTCATCTACGTCGGCGGCCCGATCGACGAGGAGCTGATCGCCCGCCTCGAGGAGTCCGGCGGCCGGCGGGTCGGGCAGGGCGACTACTGGGACCGCTGGGGCGTCACGATCGCCGACCCGGACGGCTACCGTCTGGTCCTGTCCACCCGGACCTGGTCCAACGGCTGA
- a CDS encoding ankyrin repeat domain-containing protein — protein MDLERRQDRERYATMLDLAAPAGMIAAATAARLAGDWRAACAAALVDVHLDLRGVADVFGAGPAAKIEADLAGFAPDFVRRHLPREFDGPFWPHLRVVLYRSAEPITVKRWRGAPVLVLTLPRMNDMAQRPALRVVDASDLTGTWKELPAWAWYAGAVRERTRAYESPAGYGPAGSRSRAPQDAALVRAGTLTPDQLHPLVHEALFPDRTQDWQPIRHETYGAHRVRCGTDWHLVEVLGASVETPYHDEAELRREETLRALGGRVSGCAAAAAGFRAGGKGIPKEIRRHRQRILTRAFYGDTDGLLADLAAGCDPRFRDAEGRTLMHRLAHVDHARVLPVLLAAGLSVDEPDHHGRTPLHAAAYSGAEDVMAALIAAGARASVQDAGEVLSVHRQREIGRWT, from the coding sequence GTGGATCTCGAACGGCGGCAGGACCGCGAGCGGTACGCGACGATGCTGGACCTCGCGGCGCCGGCCGGCATGATCGCGGCGGCGACGGCCGCCCGGCTGGCCGGGGACTGGCGGGCCGCCTGTGCCGCCGCCCTGGTCGACGTGCACCTCGACCTGCGCGGCGTGGCCGACGTGTTCGGGGCCGGCCCGGCCGCGAAGATCGAGGCGGACCTGGCCGGGTTCGCCCCCGACTTCGTCCGCCGGCACCTGCCGCGCGAGTTCGACGGCCCGTTCTGGCCGCACCTGCGGGTGGTCCTGTACCGGTCGGCCGAGCCGATCACGGTGAAACGGTGGCGGGGCGCGCCGGTGCTGGTCCTGACTCTGCCCCGGATGAACGACATGGCGCAGCGCCCGGCGTTGCGGGTGGTCGACGCGAGCGACCTGACGGGGACGTGGAAGGAGCTTCCGGCGTGGGCCTGGTACGCCGGCGCGGTGCGGGAGCGGACCCGTGCCTACGAGTCGCCGGCCGGATACGGGCCGGCGGGGTCCAGGTCCCGCGCGCCGCAGGACGCGGCGCTGGTGCGCGCGGGGACGCTGACGCCGGACCAGCTGCATCCGCTGGTGCACGAGGCGCTGTTCCCCGACCGCACCCAGGACTGGCAGCCGATCAGGCACGAGACGTACGGCGCGCACCGGGTCCGGTGCGGCACCGACTGGCATCTCGTCGAGGTGCTCGGCGCGAGCGTGGAGACGCCGTACCACGACGAGGCGGAGCTGCGCCGGGAGGAGACCCTGCGGGCGCTCGGCGGGCGGGTCAGCGGCTGCGCGGCGGCGGCCGCCGGTTTCCGGGCCGGGGGCAAGGGCATACCGAAGGAGATCCGCCGGCATCGGCAGCGCATCCTCACCCGGGCGTTCTACGGCGACACCGACGGGCTGCTCGCCGACCTGGCGGCGGGCTGTGACCCGCGGTTCCGGGACGCGGAGGGCCGCACGCTGATGCACCGGCTCGCCCACGTGGACCATGCCCGGGTGCTGCCGGTCCTGCTGGCCGCCGGGCTGTCGGTGGACGAGCCGGATCACCACGGCCGGACCCCGCTGCACGCGGCGGCGTACTCCGGCGCGGAGGATGTGATGGCGGCCCTGATCGCGGCAGGCGCGCGGGCGAGCGTCCAGGACGCGGGCGAGGTCCTGAGCGTCCACCGGCAGCGGGAGATCGGCAGGTGGACGTGA
- a CDS encoding SDR family NAD(P)-dependent oxidoreductase: protein MDVNREELAACLAALDRLDDPELDADDRLALERAVTTAARKIKQRAKARRSAATRAADRVLLAAATRFHTEIPATDPEQSDPDQPPIGTLRRGRLCYVCKDEYRTVDADYHLMCPACAEENRAWRHARTDLTGRGAIVTGGRVKIGFQVALKLLRDGADVVLTTRFPADAARRLAALPDFGDWSGRLHVYGLDLLDLAAVHEFVGFAGRHFTSLDLLVNNAAQTLYRPPAYFRELLAGEVAPLRGPASRLAITGPVTDRAPVLADDFFPAGFVDETGQQLDLRPVNSWTLRDADVTPHEWLSAHVVNAFAPFLLTSRLRPLLTAGPPRHRHVVQVSAMEGSFSRANKTVRHPHTNMAKASLNMLVRTSAADYATDGVLMNAVDTGWVTDERPHPSKQDQRAAGFRPPLDVIDGAARVYHPVVAAERGEPISGSFLKDYRSVPW from the coding sequence GTGGACGTGAACCGGGAGGAGCTGGCGGCCTGCCTGGCCGCGCTGGACCGGCTCGACGATCCGGAGCTGGACGCCGATGACCGGCTGGCCCTGGAACGGGCGGTGACCACGGCCGCGCGCAAGATCAAGCAGCGAGCCAAGGCGCGCCGGTCGGCGGCGACCCGGGCCGCAGACCGGGTCCTGCTCGCCGCCGCGACCCGCTTCCACACCGAGATCCCCGCAACGGATCCGGAGCAGTCCGATCCGGATCAGCCGCCGATCGGAACGCTGCGGCGCGGCCGGCTGTGCTACGTGTGCAAGGACGAGTACCGGACGGTGGACGCCGACTACCACCTGATGTGCCCGGCCTGCGCCGAGGAGAACCGGGCCTGGCGGCACGCGCGCACCGACCTCACCGGGCGCGGCGCGATCGTCACCGGCGGCCGGGTGAAGATCGGCTTCCAGGTGGCGTTGAAGCTGCTGCGCGACGGCGCGGACGTGGTGCTGACCACCCGCTTCCCGGCCGACGCGGCCCGGCGGCTGGCCGCGCTGCCGGACTTCGGCGACTGGTCCGGGCGGCTGCACGTCTACGGCCTGGACCTGCTCGACCTCGCCGCCGTGCACGAGTTCGTCGGCTTCGCCGGGCGGCACTTCACCAGCCTGGACCTCCTGGTCAACAATGCCGCGCAGACGCTGTACCGGCCGCCGGCGTACTTCCGTGAGCTGCTCGCCGGCGAGGTCGCGCCGCTGCGCGGGCCGGCGTCCCGGCTGGCGATCACCGGTCCGGTCACGGATCGCGCGCCGGTCCTCGCGGACGACTTCTTCCCGGCCGGGTTCGTCGACGAGACCGGTCAGCAGCTCGACCTGCGCCCGGTCAACTCGTGGACGCTGCGGGACGCCGACGTCACCCCGCACGAGTGGCTCTCCGCGCACGTCGTCAACGCGTTCGCCCCGTTCCTGCTCACCTCGCGGCTGCGGCCGCTGCTCACCGCCGGCCCGCCCCGGCACCGGCACGTCGTGCAGGTCTCCGCGATGGAGGGCAGCTTCTCCCGCGCGAACAAGACCGTCCGGCACCCGCACACCAACATGGCCAAGGCGTCGCTGAACATGCTGGTCCGCACGTCGGCGGCGGACTACGCCACGGACGGCGTGCTGATGAACGCGGTGGACACCGGCTGGGTCACCGACGAGCGCCCGCACCCGAGCAAGCAGGACCAGCGGGCCGCCGGCTTCCGGCCGCCACTGGACGTCATCGACGGCGCGGCCCGCGTCTACCATCCGGTCGTGGCCGCCGAACGGGGCGAGCCGATCAGCGGAAGTTTCCTCAAGGATTATCGGAGCGTGCCCTGGTGA
- a CDS encoding gala protein: MPIRCPAIQNPEAGLAPATDFDPLVAWLTDTPAATPGPLPAPGPLSGAGPSTLPAPGPLSGAGPSGLSEDQISPYGVPPAPAVFPRGAMQPDGRLDLCKQGIGPVEVGRIAAAAAGSPHVRHLLLGTNALGSEGVRAVAGALRPGHGIETLYLGCNRIGPDGVAILADRLAGDDTVRALWLKRNPVGDEGVARLAGALGGTANLRTLDLVNTGITATGLTTLTDALVAGGPRLQRLFLGGNGFGPEVVPVLARLIHEAGVRELYLAVNHLGDEGAAALASVAAGVPMTLGLGGNGLTAAGAAALARHCAAWQVLDLARPPSQQALGGSPNELGDAGAAEFAAALPGARLRRLDLRLTGIRGRGARLLVDAIASGHPTLEYLGINGGVPRRQRRRAGDLLSERTPTAPHPDIRAIASIYR; this comes from the coding sequence ATGCCGATCCGTTGCCCGGCGATCCAGAACCCGGAGGCCGGCCTGGCCCCGGCGACCGATTTCGATCCGCTGGTCGCCTGGCTCACCGACACTCCCGCCGCCACTCCCGGCCCGCTTCCGGCTCCCGGTCCGCTGTCCGGCGCCGGGCCGTCGACGCTTCCGGCTCCCGGTCCGCTTTCCGGCGCCGGGCCGTCCGGGCTTTCCGAGGACCAGATTTCGCCGTACGGCGTTCCGCCCGCGCCCGCCGTCTTCCCGCGCGGCGCGATGCAGCCCGACGGCCGCCTGGACCTGTGCAAGCAGGGCATCGGCCCGGTCGAGGTGGGCCGGATCGCGGCCGCCGCGGCCGGTTCCCCGCACGTCCGGCACCTGCTGCTGGGCACGAACGCGCTGGGCAGCGAGGGCGTCCGGGCGGTCGCCGGGGCGCTGCGGCCCGGGCACGGCATCGAGACGCTCTACCTGGGCTGCAACCGGATCGGGCCGGACGGGGTGGCGATCCTCGCCGACCGGCTGGCCGGCGACGACACGGTGCGCGCGCTGTGGCTCAAGCGCAATCCGGTCGGTGACGAGGGCGTGGCGCGGCTCGCGGGCGCGCTGGGCGGGACCGCCAACCTCCGTACCCTCGATCTGGTCAACACCGGGATCACCGCGACCGGCCTGACGACCCTGACCGACGCCCTGGTCGCCGGGGGTCCGCGCCTGCAGCGGCTGTTCCTCGGCGGCAACGGCTTCGGGCCGGAGGTGGTGCCGGTGCTGGCCCGGCTGATCCACGAGGCCGGCGTCCGGGAGCTCTACCTGGCGGTGAACCACCTCGGCGACGAGGGCGCCGCCGCACTGGCCTCGGTGGCCGCCGGCGTGCCGATGACTCTCGGACTCGGCGGCAACGGCCTGACCGCGGCCGGCGCCGCCGCCCTGGCCCGGCACTGCGCCGCCTGGCAGGTCCTCGACCTGGCCCGGCCGCCGTCCCAGCAGGCCCTCGGCGGCAGCCCGAACGAGCTGGGCGACGCGGGTGCGGCGGAGTTCGCGGCGGCCCTGCCCGGCGCCCGGCTGCGCCGCCTCGACCTGCGCCTGACCGGCATCCGCGGCCGCGGCGCCCGGCTCCTGGTGGACGCGATCGCTTCCGGTCATCCGACGCTGGAGTACCTGGGCATCAACGGCGGCGTCCCGCGCCGCCAGCGCCGCCGCGCCGGCGACCTGCTGTCGGAGCGCACCCCGACCGCCCCGCACCCGGACATCCGCGCCATCGCCAGCATCTATCGCTGA
- a CDS encoding alpha-amylase family glycosyl hydrolase — protein MTGWSEHVIWWHVHPLTFLGAPRAALPAGAPPVPRLRDLEPWLEYLLELGCNGLALGPIFASETHGYDTVDHYRVDPRLGTEDDLRWLLDECHRRGIRVLFDGVFNHVGRGFARFGDPAFASWFRRAGDDYEVFEGHRALVVLNHDEPAVADYVTGVLRHWLDFGVDGWRLDAAYAVPLPFWKKTAGRIDQGWFVGEVIHGDYPAWVTDGGLDSVTQYELWKAVWSGLNDLNFFELAWALDRHNTFSRDFAPLTFVGNHDVTRLASALTEPRHLGLALTLLFTVGGVPSIYAGDEQAFTGVKHDREFGDDEIRPAFPATPAGLSELGRPTYRLHQQLIGLRRRHSWLHRAVTRPLHVANKQFAYEATDGDRRLIVLLNAADHGHDFTLDEGPLRTVLTHDDIDNGTFVPGPGWAVLEPA, from the coding sequence ATGACCGGCTGGTCCGAGCACGTGATCTGGTGGCACGTCCACCCCTTGACGTTCCTGGGCGCTCCGCGTGCGGCGCTGCCGGCCGGCGCCCCGCCCGTCCCGCGCCTGCGCGACCTCGAACCCTGGCTGGAGTACCTGCTGGAGCTCGGCTGCAACGGGCTCGCGCTCGGCCCGATCTTCGCCTCCGAGACCCACGGGTACGACACCGTCGACCACTACCGGGTCGACCCGCGCCTGGGCACCGAGGACGACCTGCGCTGGCTGCTCGACGAGTGCCACCGGCGGGGCATCCGGGTCCTCTTCGACGGCGTGTTCAACCACGTGGGCCGGGGGTTCGCCCGGTTCGGCGACCCGGCGTTCGCGAGCTGGTTCCGCCGGGCCGGCGACGACTACGAGGTCTTCGAGGGGCACCGGGCCCTGGTCGTGCTGAACCACGACGAGCCGGCCGTCGCCGACTACGTGACCGGCGTGCTGCGGCACTGGCTGGACTTCGGGGTGGACGGCTGGCGCCTCGACGCGGCGTACGCGGTGCCCCTGCCGTTCTGGAAGAAGACGGCCGGCCGCATCGACCAGGGCTGGTTCGTCGGCGAGGTGATCCACGGCGACTACCCGGCCTGGGTCACCGACGGCGGCCTCGACTCGGTCACCCAGTACGAGCTCTGGAAGGCCGTCTGGAGCGGCCTGAACGACCTGAACTTCTTCGAGCTGGCCTGGGCGCTGGACCGGCACAACACGTTCTCCCGGGACTTCGCGCCGCTGACGTTCGTCGGCAACCACGACGTGACCCGCCTGGCCAGCGCGCTCACCGAGCCGCGCCACCTGGGCCTGGCCCTGACCCTGCTGTTCACCGTCGGCGGGGTGCCCAGCATCTACGCCGGCGACGAGCAGGCCTTCACCGGCGTCAAGCACGACCGGGAGTTCGGCGACGACGAGATCCGCCCGGCGTTCCCGGCGACCCCGGCCGGCCTGTCCGAGCTGGGCCGGCCCACCTACCGGCTGCACCAGCAGCTGATCGGGCTCCGGCGCCGGCACTCCTGGCTGCACCGGGCGGTGACCCGGCCGTTGCACGTGGCCAACAAGCAGTTCGCGTACGAGGCCACGGACGGCGACCGCCGCCTGATCGTCCTGCTCAACGCGGCCGACCACGGCCATGACTTCACCCTGGACGAGGGCCCGCTGCGCACCGTCCTGACCCACGACGACATCGACAACGGCACGTTCGTCCCCGGCCCCGGCTGGGCCGTCCTGGAACCCGCCTGA
- a CDS encoding NAD(P)/FAD-dependent oxidoreductase, whose amino-acid sequence MPETYVIVGASLAGAKAAETLRAEGFPGRVVLIGDDPRRPYERPPLSKGLLLGTAELDSPFVHDADWYSGRDIELRLGERVEELSLADKTLKTSQEIISYDKLLLTTGARPRRLPVEGGHYLRTYDDSAALSAVLEASRHLTIVGSGWIGLEVAAAARERGVAVTVITPDQVPLREPLGERVGALFGELHRGHDVDFRFGARVQELREKQVVLAGGAVVDTDHVLVAIGAVPNAELAERAGLAVDNGVLVDAYHRTSDPDVFAAGDVANVDHPRYGRIRVEHWANALNSGPAAARSMLGRGTPWTAVPYFFTDQYDLGMEFAGRVEPGADLVVRGDLGKLEAIVFWTVGGRVVAGMNLNVWDVTDDIQALIAADRPVDPARLADPSVPLAELG is encoded by the coding sequence ATGCCTGAGACGTACGTGATCGTCGGCGCCAGTCTGGCCGGGGCGAAGGCCGCCGAGACCCTGCGCGCGGAGGGTTTCCCCGGCCGCGTGGTGCTGATCGGCGACGATCCGCGCCGCCCCTACGAACGGCCGCCGCTGTCGAAGGGCCTGCTCCTGGGCACCGCCGAGCTGGACAGCCCGTTCGTGCACGACGCGGACTGGTACTCCGGGCGGGACATCGAGCTGCGGCTCGGCGAGCGGGTCGAGGAGCTGTCCCTCGCCGACAAGACCCTCAAAACCAGTCAAGAGATTATTTCGTACGACAAATTGCTGCTGACCACCGGTGCCCGGCCCCGACGCCTGCCCGTCGAAGGCGGCCACTACCTGCGCACCTACGACGACTCCGCGGCCCTGTCGGCGGTGCTGGAGGCGTCCCGGCATCTGACGATCGTCGGCTCGGGGTGGATCGGCCTCGAAGTGGCCGCGGCCGCCCGTGAGCGCGGCGTCGCGGTCACCGTGATCACCCCGGACCAGGTCCCGCTGCGCGAGCCGCTCGGCGAGCGCGTCGGCGCCCTCTTCGGCGAGCTGCACCGCGGCCACGACGTCGACTTCCGCTTCGGCGCCCGGGTCCAGGAGCTGCGCGAGAAGCAGGTCGTGCTGGCCGGCGGCGCGGTCGTCGACACCGACCACGTCCTGGTGGCGATCGGCGCGGTCCCGAACGCCGAGCTGGCCGAGCGCGCCGGGCTGGCCGTCGACAACGGCGTGCTGGTCGACGCCTACCACCGCACCAGCGACCCGGACGTCTTCGCCGCCGGTGACGTCGCCAACGTCGACCACCCGCGCTACGGCCGGATCCGCGTCGAGCACTGGGCGAACGCGCTCAACTCCGGCCCGGCCGCGGCCCGGTCCATGCTCGGCCGCGGCACCCCGTGGACCGCGGTGCCGTACTTCTTCACCGACCAGTACGACCTCGGCATGGAGTTCGCCGGCCGCGTCGAACCCGGCGCCGACCTGGTCGTCCGCGGTGACCTGGGCAAACTCGAGGCGATCGTGTTCTGGACCGTCGGCGGCCGGGTGGTGGCCGGGATGAACCTCAACGTCTGGGACGTCACCGACGACATCCAGGCCCTGATCGCCGCCGACCGGCCGGTCGACCCGGCCCGCCTCGCCGACCCGTCCGTCCCGCTGGCCGAGCTGGGCTGA